Genomic window (Sediminispirochaeta smaragdinae DSM 11293):
CAAGCCAGACTGCGGTGGTTATGTAGGGGCTGAATCCCACGGTCCAGGCATCACCCCAGTTCTGGGTGGTTCCTGTTTTTCCCGCCATGGGCATGCCGTCGAATCCTCCCACGTTGATGCGCCTCCAACGCAGCGTTCCGAATTCAACGGTACTTTGGAGCAGGCTGACCATGATATAAGCGGCCTGAGGCGACATGATCTGGAGGTCCTTTCCCCGGTTTTTCTGCATTTCACGCAGCCGTTCTTTTTCCGGTTCAAGAATGGTATTACCGTTTCGGTCGAGAACCTGGGTAATGGCGATAGGCTCAATTCGTTTTCCATGATTGGGAAAGGTCGAAAAGGCCTGCACCATATTGATCGGAGCTACACTGGTGACACCAAGGCCGAGTGGATAGGAGCGGGGAAAGAGTACACGATCCTCTTTCCTATCCTCCATGCCAAGTAGTTTACTTATTCGGTCGATGGCAGTTTCGAAGCCGACTCCCTCAAGCACCTGCAGACTGGGTACATTCATCGAGGTGGCAAGAGCATACCGCAAGAGAACCGATCCATCCCATGTCCCAAGATAATTAAGGGGTTGATAGGAATTCCCCATATCGTCGTAGAAAACGATGGGACCGTCATAAAGCCGTGTTGCGGGGGTAAACTTGCCCGAAGAGATCGCCGCAGAGTAGTAGAGAGGCTTGATGCTGGAGCCTGGTTGGACCTTTGCATCGACAGCCCGATTGTATTGCTTTGTTTCGAAATCACTTCCACCTACCATAGCGAGGATGTGTCCGTTTCGGTGATCCATGGAGATCAAGGCGCCTTCAATGAAGTTTTTCTTGATCCTCGATGACTCTTTTGTCCCGGCAAATCGTGCAACACTCATGATGTCATTGGAGCCGAACAATAGCGAAAGAGCCTCAAGGGGAGGCTGAAAGTTGGTGTAGAATGAATCTACAGCGGCTTTTTTCTGCTTTGCCCCGGCCACTTTCATATCTTCGAGATTAAAGGTGAGGGCAAGCAGATCCGCTATCGGGACATAAACGTCGTCGGCGATCGAAAGCCTTTTTCCTTTCAGCGTACGATATTTTTCATTGACATCCACGAAGGCCTTACTCATGATCTCATCGGCGATACGCTGATAGCCGAGATCAAGGGTGGTATGCACGATATAGCCGTCTTTGTTGATGTCGACAGCACCGTAGAGCATATCGTTGAGTTTTATACGTACGTATTCCGAAAAATAGGGTGCCTTACTTTCATTGTCAAAGTAGGCGCTTGCAATATTCGAGCGGGAGAAATCGTAATTGTTCCAGTAATTCTGGAAAGAGACCTCGGCTTCCTCCCTCGTCGTAAAACCGTTGGCAACCATCTGGTCCAGAACATCTTTTTGTCTGCTTCTGGCCCGTTCGGGGTGATTAATAGGGCTGTACAGGGCTGGACTTGCAAGCTGTATGACGAGAATTGCCGATTCGGCGACGGTAAGCTCTTCAGCACTGTGGCCGAAGTAGAACCTGCTGGCCGCTTCCACCCCATAGGCGTTATGTCCGAAATACATATCGTTGGCATACAGCTCGAGTATTTCATATTTTGTCAGATCCCGTTCAAGTTGGAAGGCATACCAAAGCTCTTTAAGTTTTCGAAAAATCGATATATCGGTCCTGTCGGCATAGTAGCGCCCGGCAACCTGCTGGGTAAGAGTACTGCCCCCCGAAAAGTAGCTACCGGTAAGAACATTCCATGCGGCCCGGGCTGTTCCCCGAAAACTGAAGCCATGGTGTTGGAAGAATGTAAGATCTTCCCGGCTGATCAGGGCAAGGATCAGCGTCTTCGGCAGTTTCGTGATGGGAACGATATCCCGCTTCTCATCGGAAAAGATCTCCGTGATGAGCTCCCCGTTACAATCTAGAATCTGAGTTGGAAGGGCAGGTTCAAAGTTTGTGAGGTCCCCTTTTATATCGGTATTGAAGGTCTGAGACAGGACAAAGCCCGTGGAAAAACCGACCACAAGTGAACACAATATTGTCAGCGCCATGATAATCTGGGCCTGAATTCGGCGTTTTCTGGAACGAATCATAGCTGTTACAGTAGGGAGGAACGGCGGAGTTGTCAAGGGAATGCCGAGGGGGGGGATGCCCTAACAAAACCCGACAAAAAAAGGCCGATTCGGGGAGAATCGGCCAGGTGGTGTGCCGTCCGCAATGCATAGTAAACTGGGAGGGGAACTATAACATTGCTTCCGACATTTTTATTATCGACTATGAAAGAGAAAACTTAATGGTCTTCTATAAGAATATCAAAAAAGAGCTCAATATTGTAGTTTTTTCCGCCGTTTACGGTGAATTTTCTGCTTAGCTGATAGTCTCCGAACCTGAAAAGCACCACATGCTCTCCAGGAGAAATGGCAGTCTCTTCCCCAATCGGCTGATTAAGCTGTTTTCCGTCGATGAATACCACGGTACCTGTTGGTGCACTGATGGTATAATGACTTTCAAGAAGCTCGGGGGCTATTGTCAACTCCGTCGTTTCTCCCTTTGTGATGTTAAAGGTACGATTTTCCTCTGCAAAACCGTGAATATTCAAACGGAGAGTATGAAGGCCACTGCTGAGTTTGAGCTTTTCGGCCAATTCCTTCTCTGCATAGCGCTTATTATCGATCAAAAACTGTGTATCTTCTTCAATCGGTTTTTCGACGCCCTCGGGAAGCTCTATAGAGAGGGTGAGAAACCCTACATCCTCCAACAAAAGATCGGCCGAAATACCGATATCGGCACTGA
Coding sequences:
- a CDS encoding PEGA domain-containing protein, encoding MNTMTSRTAPIAVILVLSLLLISFDAYAETVRGELTITLAPGEEGHFRLFELVAIDPVKNPIAKSVEVLLTIPRPFLRYRDSFALSLYGGLSTAPTEGMQQLRGTLLYQGLLPPSGKLLFRLPLSDEIGKGGPGLILPDHKITIDSFPLILQIVPIMKGLPSELLSADIGISADLLLEDVGFLTLSIELPEGVEKPIEEDTQFLIDNKRYAEKELAEKLKLSSGLHTLRLNIHGFAEENRTFNITKGETTELTIAPELLESHYTISAPTGTVVFIDGKQLNQPIGEETAISPGEHVVLFRFGDYQLSRKFTVNGGKNYNIELFFDILIEDH
- a CDS encoding penicillin-binding protein 1A — its product is MIRSRKRRIQAQIIMALTILCSLVVGFSTGFVLSQTFNTDIKGDLTNFEPALPTQILDCNGELITEIFSDEKRDIVPITKLPKTLILALISREDLTFFQHHGFSFRGTARAAWNVLTGSYFSGGSTLTQQVAGRYYADRTDISIFRKLKELWYAFQLERDLTKYEILELYANDMYFGHNAYGVEAASRFYFGHSAEELTVAESAILVIQLASPALYSPINHPERARSRQKDVLDQMVANGFTTREEAEVSFQNYWNNYDFSRSNIASAYFDNESKAPYFSEYVRIKLNDMLYGAVDINKDGYIVHTTLDLGYQRIADEIMSKAFVDVNEKYRTLKGKRLSIADDVYVPIADLLALTFNLEDMKVAGAKQKKAAVDSFYTNFQPPLEALSLLFGSNDIMSVARFAGTKESSRIKKNFIEGALISMDHRNGHILAMVGGSDFETKQYNRAVDAKVQPGSSIKPLYYSAAISSGKFTPATRLYDGPIVFYDDMGNSYQPLNYLGTWDGSVLLRYALATSMNVPSLQVLEGVGFETAIDRISKLLGMEDRKEDRVLFPRSYPLGLGVTSVAPINMVQAFSTFPNHGKRIEPIAITQVLDRNGNTILEPEKERLREMQKNRGKDLQIMSPQAAYIMVSLLQSTVEFGTLRWRRINVGGFDGMPMAGKTGTTQNWGDAWTVGFSPYITTAVWLGFDTPGNSLGREITGATAAGPIWAEYMKKVHAGLEPKEFERPSGIVTVRVCAESGMLPTKLCDHTIEEVFIAGTEPKQLCPIHSFEQERDKELVGNLQDILTIEDFNVDTSDSLFDSSTLPDINFSDDGSGGNDTPDYNPLLE